The following coding sequences lie in one Ferroacidibacillus organovorans genomic window:
- a CDS encoding ABC transporter ATP-binding protein translates to MLRIESLQKKFGAVQAVTDVSMHVDEGEFVTLLGPSGSGKTTVLRMVAGLEQPTSGTILIDGVNVTQLPAQKRNIGMVFQSYALFPNLSVFENIAFPLRIRKWKADAIKARVEELLELVRLTHRRNYAPDQLSGGERQRVALARALSFYPPLLLLDEPLSALDAKVRQSLRIFLKEIQRTTGVTTLMVTHDQEEALELSDRIVVMSQGRVEQAGAPIDVYYRPQGEFTATFIGAINTLKVSVLAVGERAAHGQHVLLSWNGHVFSWLLSDQEIVQQETLTLRVRPESLTVDETFEEGAARAEVLSVSFMGAVTRMSVRVGQDVVLIDALSSRAPSVVTGQGVGVRFVDQRIEKQVGERLLAL, encoded by the coding sequence ATGCTGCGCATTGAATCACTGCAAAAGAAATTCGGAGCGGTGCAAGCGGTGACGGATGTGTCCATGCATGTGGACGAAGGGGAGTTTGTGACGCTGCTTGGGCCGAGCGGATCTGGTAAGACCACCGTATTGCGCATGGTCGCAGGACTCGAACAACCGACTTCCGGGACGATTCTGATTGATGGTGTGAATGTGACGCAATTGCCTGCGCAAAAGCGTAACATTGGCATGGTGTTTCAATCCTACGCGTTGTTTCCCAATCTGAGTGTTTTTGAAAACATCGCATTTCCGCTGCGTATCCGCAAATGGAAAGCGGACGCGATCAAGGCGCGCGTCGAGGAGCTGCTTGAACTGGTGCGCTTGACACACCGTCGAAACTACGCGCCAGACCAACTCAGCGGCGGTGAGCGGCAACGCGTTGCACTCGCGCGCGCACTGTCGTTTTATCCGCCGCTTCTTCTGCTTGATGAACCTTTGTCTGCACTCGATGCAAAAGTTCGGCAGAGTTTGCGCATCTTCCTAAAAGAAATCCAGCGGACGACCGGCGTTACGACACTGATGGTCACGCACGATCAAGAAGAGGCACTCGAACTGAGCGACCGCATCGTCGTCATGTCGCAAGGCCGTGTGGAACAGGCAGGTGCGCCCATCGATGTATACTATCGTCCGCAGGGAGAGTTCACGGCGACGTTTATCGGAGCCATCAACACACTAAAGGTCTCTGTGCTCGCCGTTGGGGAGCGCGCAGCGCACGGGCAACATGTGTTGCTCTCCTGGAATGGGCATGTCTTTTCCTGGCTGCTCTCTGATCAAGAGATCGTCCAGCAAGAGACCCTTACGCTTCGCGTACGCCCAGAATCCCTTACGGTCGATGAGACGTTTGAGGAGGGGGCGGCGCGCGCAGAGGTGCTTTCAGTCTCTTTTATGGGCGCGGTCACGCGAATGAGTGTGCGTGTGGGGCAAGATGTGGTCCTTATCGACGCGCTGTCTTCGCGTGCGCCGTCTGTCGTCACAGGGCAGGGTGTAGGTGTTCGCTTTGTCGACCAACGGATCGAAAAACAGGTTGGAGAGCGTCTCCTTGCGCTTTGA
- the hisJ gene encoding histidinol-phosphatase HisJ: MKHIYKWDGHTHTHYCRHGADASVKEYVKRAVELGFERYSITEHPPLPDGYLQNADVMSQLAMPFSELDRYVADMQAIKQAFAGQIDVRVGLEIDFLPNFEGYTRALLARVEHTLDEVLVSVHFLPGRDGMRCIDLSPDDFMEGLVAPYGSVASVIDAYFDHVEKAVAFAATLALPVRIGHLALIEKFRDALPAFDDALVCARLTRLLPLIKAAGVGVDCNVAGFRKATCRRPYVPAWWVTRARDEGIPLVFGSDAHAPGDVGADWDWFEQVMQGCEVFVSD; the protein is encoded by the coding sequence ATGAAACACATTTACAAATGGGATGGGCACACCCATACTCACTATTGTAGACACGGCGCGGATGCATCGGTAAAGGAGTATGTCAAACGCGCGGTGGAACTCGGATTTGAGCGCTACTCGATTACGGAACACCCGCCATTGCCGGATGGTTATCTGCAAAACGCAGATGTGATGAGCCAATTAGCGATGCCGTTTTCCGAATTGGATCGCTATGTGGCGGATATGCAAGCGATCAAGCAGGCGTTTGCGGGCCAGATTGATGTGCGTGTGGGTCTTGAGATCGACTTTTTGCCGAATTTTGAAGGGTATACGCGCGCGCTGCTGGCGCGGGTCGAGCATACGCTCGACGAGGTCCTCGTGTCTGTCCATTTTTTGCCTGGACGCGATGGCATGCGATGTATCGATTTGTCTCCCGATGATTTTATGGAGGGGCTTGTCGCGCCATACGGGTCGGTTGCATCGGTCATTGACGCGTATTTTGACCATGTGGAAAAAGCGGTCGCTTTTGCGGCGACGCTCGCGCTGCCCGTACGCATCGGGCATCTTGCACTCATTGAAAAATTTCGCGACGCCCTTCCGGCGTTTGACGACGCTCTTGTGTGCGCCCGCTTAACGAGACTGCTCCCGCTGATCAAAGCGGCGGGTGTGGGGGTGGATTGCAATGTCGCGGGGTTTCGCAAGGCGACGTGCCGGCGGCCGTATGTCCCGGCGTGGTGGGTCACACGCGCACGTGATGAGGGGATCCCGCTCGTGTTTGGCTCGGATGCGCATGCGCCGGGCGATGTGGGCGCTGACTGGGATTGGTTTGAACAGGTGATGCAAGGGTGTGAGGTTTTTGTTAGCGATTGA
- a CDS encoding DeoR/GlpR family DNA-binding transcription regulator: MRFLLAIDRMRAIAEIVRVKSSVRAVELARQFQVSGETIRRDLELLEREGLVRRVYGGAVDVHQASVSHYRERVVHRIDEKEAIGRLASTFVEDGDTLLLDVGTTINLFSQFLLEKRNLTVITPSLQVATKLRAGNVGRVLVTGGELQADEAYLTGMLAESAVQKYYVDRAFISVGGISPEVGLTDFDEHEVRLRQVMMQRAKQVIVLADSSKLGVRAFTVIGMLDEMDILVTDDEITPEMRRHIEEQGVEIRIAERSSRDRMR, translated from the coding sequence GTGAGGTTTTTGTTAGCGATTGATCGCATGCGTGCAATTGCAGAGATTGTCCGCGTTAAGTCATCCGTTCGAGCGGTCGAGCTTGCGAGACAGTTTCAGGTGTCAGGGGAAACGATTCGTCGCGACTTGGAACTTTTGGAGCGTGAAGGGCTTGTGCGCCGCGTGTACGGCGGTGCGGTTGACGTCCATCAAGCGTCCGTCTCTCACTACAGAGAGCGCGTGGTTCATCGCATCGATGAGAAAGAAGCGATTGGCAGGCTCGCATCGACATTCGTGGAAGATGGCGACACGCTGCTTTTGGATGTGGGGACGACGATCAACCTGTTTAGCCAATTTTTGCTAGAAAAGCGGAATCTGACGGTGATTACGCCGTCGCTGCAAGTGGCGACGAAACTGCGCGCGGGAAATGTCGGGCGCGTGCTTGTCACAGGCGGTGAACTGCAGGCGGATGAAGCTTATTTGACGGGGATGCTCGCGGAATCTGCGGTGCAAAAATATTACGTGGATCGCGCGTTCATTTCGGTTGGCGGAATTTCTCCAGAGGTTGGACTCACAGATTTTGATGAACATGAGGTGCGCCTGCGTCAGGTCATGATGCAGCGGGCGAAGCAGGTGATCGTGCTTGCGGATTCGAGCAAACTCGGGGTTCGCGCCTTCACCGTCATCGGGATGCTCGACGAGATGGACATCCTCGTCACGGATGATGAGATCACGCCGGAAATGCGCAGGCATATCGAGGAGCAAGGGGTTGAGATTCGCATCGCAGAACGCTCTTCACGTGATAGGATGAGGTGA